From a single Miscanthus floridulus cultivar M001 chromosome 8, ASM1932011v1, whole genome shotgun sequence genomic region:
- the LOC136477890 gene encoding uncharacterized protein, whose product MAVTWQPSRRHRSWRCACLTCGLPSLSLFYLFLFPSPSFSPVLSPPSPAALHRPTRPAAHAVPYRAATLPALPAAHSAAPRPAPALVTLPGLSPARPTSRVSSRLPRLPVRPRAVAARRRAVPWPSTAPSTGRLPLARLPRLLPLAPPLMPGLGGAGGRVPPSRL is encoded by the coding sequence ATGGCGGTGACCTGGCAGCcatctcggcgccacagatcttggcgctgtGCCTGCCTTACGTGTGGGCTCCCTTCCCTTTCTCTCTTCTACCTCTTTCTCTTCCCTTCTCCCTCGTTCTCTCCCGTCCTGAGCCCACCCAGCCCCGCCGCGCTCCACCGCCCCACCCGCCCTGCCGCGCATGCTGTGCCCTACCGCGCCGCGACGCTACCCGCTCTCCCCGCCGCGCACAGTGCCGCGCCACGTCCTGCCCCGGCGCTCGTGACCCTCCCCGGCCTCTCGCCCGCCCGCCCCACCTCCCGCGTCTCCTCCCGCTTGCCCCGCCTCCCTGTCCGGCCGCGCGCGGTGGCCGCTCGCCGACGCGCTgtcccgtggccctccaccgcgccctccactGGCCGGCTTCCTCTCGCCCGCCTCCCGCGTCTCCTCCCGCTTGCCCCGCCTCTGATGCCTGGCTTGGGCGGAGCAGGGGGCCGGGTGCCGCCGTCCAGGCTGTAG
- the LOC136470877 gene encoding WAT1-related protein At1g09380-like produces the protein MAWSMEAVMLPASMVLVQAFTMGALLLSKLALNVGMEPFVLLAYRNLIGAIVVAPFAFYFDRSMVPKVTFKVLGWMSISALFSIVLAMGLHYYGLRATTAAISVNFLNLIPVVTFLMAVLLRVEKLAAGTWAGRAKMAGTAVCVGGTMVASLYRGPPLHPWPTHLLRHRAATAPHHHRNMPLGTVYLCGSCLAYALWFIVQARVGRVFPCKYLSTLLACFCGTVQALAIGAVISRGDPASWRLSWDLRLVTVVYSGVFNTAVTFCLISWAITRRGPIYPSMFNSLSLVATTVLDSLLLGTDVSVGSLLGDVLIILGLYGFLWGKGKEMKHLKQQQQQQQQQQLNGNVDGTTTMSIRTNGGTTTTNNNAADDRV, from the exons atgGCATGGTCCATGGAGGCGGTGATGCTGCCGGCGAGCATGGTGCTGGTGCAGGCCTTCACCATGGGCGCCCTGCTCCTGTCGAAGCTGGCGCTGAACGTGGGAATGGAGCCCTTCGTCCTCCTCGCGTACCGCAACCTCATCGGCGCCATCGTCGTCGCTCCCTTCGCCTTTTACTTTGACAG GTCCATGGTGCCAAAGGTGACCTTCAAGGTGTTGGGGTGGATGTCCATCAGCGCGCTCTTCAGCATCGTCCTCGCCATGGGTCTCCACTACTACGGCCTGCGCGCCACCACGGCCGCCATCTCCGTCAACTTCCTGAACCTGATCCCCGTGGTGACGTTCCTGATGGCGGTGCTGCTCCGCGTGGAGAAGCTGGCGGCGGGGACGTGGGCGGGGCGGGCGAAGATGGCCGGCACGGCCGTGTGCGTGGGCGGCACCATGGTGGCCAGCCTCTACAGGGGCCCGCCGCTGCACCCGTGGCCGACGCACCTGCTCCGCCACCGCGCCGCCACGGCCCCGCACCACCACCGCAACATGCCGCTCGGCACCGTGTACCTGTGCGGCAGCTGCCTCGCCTACGCGCTCTGGTTCATCGTGCAGGCCAGGGTGGGCAGGGTGTTCCCCTGCAAGTACCTGTCCACGCTGCTGGCCTGCTTCTGCGGCACCGTCCAGGCGCTCGCCATCGGCGCCGTCATCAGCAGGGGCGACCCGGCGTCGTGGCGCCTGTCGTGGGATCTGCGCCTCGTCACCGTCGTCTACTCGGGGGTGTTCAACACCGCCGTCACATTCTGCCTCATCTCCTGGGCCATCACGAGACGAGGGCCCATCTACCCGTCCATGTTCAACTCCCTCTCGCTGGTGGCTACCACCGTGCTCGACTCGCTGCTGCTCGGCACCGACGTCTCCGTCGGCAGCCTGCTCGGCGACGTGCTCATCATCCTCGGACTCTACGGTTTCCTCTGGGGCAAAGGCAAAGAGATGAAGCACCtcaaacagcagcagcagcagcagcagcagcagcagctcaacGGGAACGTCGACGGGACGACGACGATGTCGATCAGAACCAACGGCGGCACCACCACTACTAACAACAACGCCGCCGACGACCGAGTGTAG